The following proteins are encoded in a genomic region of Acidobacteriota bacterium:
- the leuC gene encoding 3-isopropylmalate dehydratase large subunit, which produces MGRSLLSKVWDLHAVRKLPTGQTQLFVGLHLVHEVTSPQAFAMLKENGWKVAFPSRTVATVDHIIPTLSLARPFADAQAEEMLVSLQRNCRDFGVPLYDLGAPEQGIVHVVGPELGFTQPGMTIACGDSHTSTHGAFGALAFGIGTSQVRDVLASQCLAMDPMRLRRIDVAGRLAPGVYAKDVILAIIRTLGVKAGAGYAYEYGGEAVDAMSMDERMTLCNMSIEGGARAGYVNPDATTFAYLKGRPAAPKGDAWERAVAWWGSMASDADAAYDDRVTLDGGALEPHVTWGINPSQSAGISGRVPKAADAPPDGRAQIAEALDYMGFAGGEAIAGTKIDVAFIGSCTNGRLSDLREAARVVKGRKVAKGVKALAVPGSNAVRAAAEKEGLDAIFREAGFEWRGAGCSMCLAMNPDRLEGRQVCASSSNRNFKGRQGSPTGRTLLMSPAMVAAAAVAGEVADVRTLLGGAR; this is translated from the coding sequence ATGGGCCGCTCGCTGCTCTCGAAGGTCTGGGACCTCCACGCCGTCCGGAAGCTCCCGACGGGTCAGACGCAGCTTTTCGTCGGCCTGCACCTGGTCCACGAGGTCACGAGCCCGCAGGCGTTCGCGATGCTGAAGGAGAACGGCTGGAAGGTGGCGTTCCCGTCGCGCACGGTCGCGACCGTCGACCACATCATCCCGACTCTCAGCCTCGCGCGTCCGTTCGCCGACGCGCAGGCGGAGGAGATGCTCGTCTCGCTCCAGCGGAACTGCCGCGACTTCGGCGTGCCGCTCTACGACCTCGGCGCGCCGGAGCAGGGCATCGTCCACGTGGTCGGGCCCGAGCTCGGCTTCACGCAGCCGGGAATGACGATCGCGTGCGGCGACAGTCACACGTCCACGCACGGGGCGTTCGGTGCGCTCGCGTTCGGGATCGGCACGTCGCAGGTGCGCGACGTCCTCGCCTCGCAGTGCCTCGCGATGGACCCGATGAGGCTCCGCCGGATCGACGTCGCCGGGCGTCTCGCGCCCGGCGTCTACGCCAAGGACGTCATCCTCGCGATCATCCGGACGCTCGGCGTCAAGGCGGGCGCCGGCTACGCGTACGAGTACGGCGGCGAGGCCGTGGACGCGATGTCGATGGACGAGCGGATGACGCTCTGCAACATGTCGATCGAGGGCGGCGCGCGCGCGGGCTACGTGAACCCCGACGCGACGACGTTCGCGTACCTGAAGGGCCGGCCGGCCGCTCCGAAGGGCGATGCCTGGGAGCGGGCCGTCGCGTGGTGGGGCTCGATGGCCTCCGACGCCGACGCCGCGTACGACGACCGCGTGACGCTGGACGGCGGGGCGCTGGAGCCGCACGTGACGTGGGGGATCAACCCTTCGCAGAGCGCGGGGATCTCCGGCCGCGTGCCGAAGGCAGCCGACGCCCCTCCCGACGGCCGGGCCCAGATCGCGGAGGCTCTGGACTACATGGGCTTCGCGGGCGGCGAGGCGATCGCGGGGACGAAGATCGACGTCGCGTTCATCGGCTCGTGCACGAACGGGCGCCTCTCGGACCTGCGTGAGGCCGCGCGCGTCGTGAAGGGGCGGAAGGTCGCGAAGGGCGTCAAGGCGCTCGCGGTGCCGGGATCGAACGCCGTCCGCGCCGCCGCCGAGAAGGAAGGCCTCGACGCGATCTTCCGCGAGGCCGGCTTCGAGTGGCGCGGCGCGGGCTGCTCGATGTGCCTCGCGATGAACCCCGACCGTCTCGAGGGGCGGCAGGTCTGCGCGTCGTCCTCGAACCGCAACTTCAAGGGCCGGCAGGGCAGCCCGACGGGCCGCACGCTCCTCATGAGCCCGGCGATGGTCGCGGCGGCCGCGGTCGCAGGCGAGGTCGCGGACGTGCGAACGCTGCTCGGGGGCGCGCGATGA
- a CDS encoding FAD-binding oxidoreductase, whose product MEETPAPLAAALAAAVGQDRVLTRAIDRIAWASDASFYRLVPKAVVHARSADEVRRLFAVSRAHGVPLVFRGAGTSLSGQSVTDGVLVETARGFRGLTVEGDGARIRVQPGVIGAHANRALKPFGRKIGPDPASIATCTLGGIVANNASGMCCGVAQNAYHTLESLTFLLPYGTAIDTASPEADNVLRAKEPALWQGLADLRARVVSDAALAARIRAKYRTKNTTGYALNAFLDFERPVDVFARLLVGSEGTLAFLSEAVLATVPDLPVKVTGLLLFPDLHAACAAIVPLNAAGAKALEVMDRAALRSVENEPGVPAALRTLPPGAAGLLAEFQAAREDEREKLGRAANAAAAGLTLVEPARFTHDAAEQARLWRVRQGMFPSVGAVRKSGTTVIIEDVAFPVERLADAATDLTALFAKHGYADAIIFGHARDGNLHFVLSQSFRDARAVAQYARLMEDVVRLVVERYDGALKAEHGTGRNMAPFVETEWGPDAYAVMKRVKELADPSGLLNPGVLLNADPRAHLKDLKPIPSVEDEVDRCIECGFCEPLCPSRDLTLTPRQRIVVRRELARLDDTRGDPDLRASLEADFPYDALDTCAVDGLCATACPVKIDTGQLTKRFRAARHPAAARTAAALVARAFRLVEPALRMGLRMGHAVQSLLGARAMTGLTRALRAVAGGSFPLWSAEMPRAASVMRARTSAAGAQAIYFPSCISRTMGPEAGDDTPPLVDTVVALAARAGVAVHVPPDAAGTCCGVPFSSKGYAEAHALAANRAIANFWRWSDAGRLPVFVDTSPCTYGLLHSREALTEENRKRFDALTILDGVAFVHDVLLPKLTVTRREPSAVLHPVCSLVKMGLVPKLEAVARACAEEAVVPKDAGCCGFAGDRGFLVPELTASATRLEAAEVKEGARAAGHWSSSRTCEAGLSRATGERYRSFVHLVERATRPGLS is encoded by the coding sequence ATGGAAGAAACCCCGGCGCCGCTCGCTGCTGCACTCGCCGCGGCCGTCGGGCAGGACCGCGTTCTCACGCGCGCGATCGACCGGATTGCGTGGGCGTCCGACGCGAGCTTCTACCGCCTCGTGCCGAAGGCCGTCGTCCACGCGAGAAGTGCCGACGAGGTCCGGCGCCTCTTCGCGGTGTCGCGGGCTCACGGCGTGCCGCTCGTCTTCCGCGGGGCCGGAACCAGCCTCTCGGGGCAGTCCGTCACGGACGGCGTCCTCGTCGAGACGGCGCGCGGCTTCCGCGGCCTGACGGTCGAGGGCGACGGGGCGCGCATCCGCGTCCAGCCGGGCGTGATCGGCGCGCACGCGAACCGCGCCCTGAAGCCGTTCGGCCGGAAGATCGGGCCCGACCCCGCGTCCATCGCCACGTGCACGCTCGGCGGCATCGTCGCGAACAACGCGAGCGGGATGTGCTGCGGCGTCGCGCAGAACGCGTACCACACGCTCGAGTCGCTCACGTTCCTGCTTCCCTACGGCACGGCGATCGACACCGCGAGCCCCGAGGCGGACAACGTCCTCCGCGCGAAGGAGCCGGCGCTGTGGCAGGGCCTCGCCGACCTGCGCGCGCGCGTCGTCTCCGACGCGGCGCTCGCGGCGCGCATCCGCGCGAAGTACCGGACGAAGAACACGACCGGCTACGCGCTCAACGCCTTCCTCGACTTCGAACGCCCGGTGGACGTCTTCGCGCGCCTCCTCGTGGGGTCGGAGGGCACCCTCGCCTTCCTCTCGGAAGCGGTCCTGGCCACGGTGCCCGACCTTCCGGTCAAGGTCACGGGCCTCCTCCTCTTCCCCGATCTCCACGCGGCCTGCGCCGCGATCGTCCCGCTCAACGCGGCCGGTGCGAAGGCGCTGGAGGTCATGGACCGCGCGGCCCTGCGCTCCGTCGAGAACGAGCCGGGCGTGCCCGCCGCTCTGCGCACGCTCCCGCCGGGCGCCGCCGGCCTCCTCGCGGAGTTTCAGGCCGCGCGCGAGGACGAGCGCGAGAAGCTCGGACGCGCCGCGAACGCGGCCGCGGCCGGCCTGACGCTCGTGGAGCCCGCGCGCTTCACGCACGATGCCGCCGAGCAGGCGCGCCTCTGGCGCGTGCGGCAGGGGATGTTCCCGTCGGTCGGCGCGGTCCGAAAGAGCGGGACGACCGTCATCATCGAGGATGTCGCTTTCCCGGTGGAGCGCCTCGCCGACGCGGCGACGGACCTCACGGCCCTCTTCGCGAAGCACGGCTACGCCGACGCGATCATCTTCGGCCACGCCCGCGACGGGAACCTGCACTTCGTCCTCTCACAGTCCTTCCGCGACGCGCGCGCCGTCGCGCAGTACGCCCGCCTGATGGAAGACGTCGTGCGGCTCGTCGTCGAGCGCTACGACGGCGCGCTCAAGGCCGAGCACGGCACGGGCCGGAACATGGCGCCGTTCGTGGAGACGGAGTGGGGGCCCGACGCGTACGCCGTCATGAAGCGCGTCAAGGAGCTGGCCGACCCCTCCGGGCTCCTCAACCCCGGCGTCCTCCTGAACGCCGACCCGCGCGCGCACCTGAAGGATCTCAAGCCGATCCCGTCCGTCGAGGACGAGGTCGACCGCTGCATCGAGTGCGGCTTCTGCGAACCGCTGTGCCCGAGCCGCGACCTCACGCTCACCCCGCGCCAGCGCATCGTCGTGCGCCGCGAGCTGGCGCGCCTCGACGACACGCGCGGCGATCCCGACCTTCGCGCCTCCCTCGAAGCCGACTTCCCGTACGACGCGCTCGACACGTGCGCCGTGGACGGGCTCTGCGCGACCGCCTGCCCGGTCAAGATCGACACGGGGCAGCTCACGAAGCGTTTCCGCGCGGCGCGGCACCCGGCCGCGGCGCGAACGGCCGCCGCGCTCGTCGCACGCGCGTTTCGTTTGGTGGAGCCGGCGCTGCGCATGGGCCTGCGCATGGGGCACGCCGTGCAGTCGCTCCTCGGGGCGCGGGCGATGACGGGCCTCACGCGGGCGCTGAGGGCGGTCGCGGGCGGTTCGTTCCCGCTCTGGAGCGCCGAGATGCCGCGCGCCGCGAGCGTCATGCGGGCTCGGACGTCCGCGGCGGGAGCGCAGGCGATCTACTTCCCGTCCTGCATCTCGCGGACGATGGGACCCGAGGCCGGCGACGACACGCCGCCGCTCGTGGACACGGTCGTCGCGCTCGCGGCGCGCGCCGGCGTCGCCGTGCACGTCCCACCGGACGCCGCCGGGACGTGCTGCGGTGTTCCGTTCTCGTCGAAGGGCTACGCCGAGGCGCACGCGCTCGCCGCGAACCGCGCGATCGCGAACTTCTGGCGCTGGTCCGACGCCGGGCGGCTGCCCGTCTTCGTCGACACCAGCCCGTGCACGTACGGCCTCCTCCATTCGCGCGAGGCCCTCACGGAGGAGAACCGGAAGCGCTTCGACGCGCTCACGATCCTCGACGGCGTCGCGTTCGTCCACGACGTCCTCCTGCCGAAACTCACCGTGACGCGCCGCGAGCCCTCGGCCGTGCTGCATCCCGTCTGTTCCCTCGTGAAGATGGGCCTCGTCCCGAAGCTCGAGGCGGTGGCGCGCGCGTGCGCCGAGGAAGCCGTGGTCCCGAAGGACGCGGGCTGCTGCGGCTTCGCCGGTGACCGCGGCTTTCTCGTCCCCGAGCTGACCGCCTCGGCGACGCGCCTCGAGGCCGCGGAGGTGAAAGAGGGTGCCCGCGCCGCGGGGCACTGGTCGTCCAGCCGCACGTGCGAGGCCGGCCTCTCGCGCGCGACGGGCGAGCGCTACCGCTCCTTCGTTCACCTCGTCGAGCGCGCGACGCGTCCCGGGCTTTCCTGA
- a CDS encoding CBS domain-containing protein yields MANLLRNSSRPAITVQETSTVLEAVKTMVRERIGAVVVMKGKKMTGIFSERDVLDKIVLARRDPAKTPISAVMTADVLSIPAPGDEAVAAEKMAANHIRHLPIVDGKKKVVGMVSLRHVMEERIADLEHEVNVLEAYLGYDGVSG; encoded by the coding sequence ATGGCGAACCTGCTTCGGAACAGTTCCCGCCCCGCGATCACCGTTCAAGAGACCTCCACGGTCCTCGAGGCCGTCAAGACCATGGTGAGGGAGCGCATCGGCGCGGTCGTCGTCATGAAGGGCAAGAAGATGACGGGCATCTTTTCCGAGCGCGACGTCCTCGACAAGATCGTCCTCGCGCGGCGCGACCCCGCGAAAACGCCCATCTCGGCCGTCATGACGGCCGACGTCCTGTCGATCCCGGCCCCCGGAGACGAGGCGGTCGCCGCCGAAAAGATGGCGGCGAACCACATCCGCCACCTCCCCATCGTCGACGGCAAGAAGAAGGTCGTCGGGATGGTCTCCCTTCGGCACGTCATGGAGGAGCGGATCGCGGACCTCGAGCACGAGGTGAACGTCCTCGAGGCCTACCTCGGCTACGACGGCGTCTCGGGCTGA
- a CDS encoding carbon-nitrogen family hydrolase, giving the protein MRVALLQMDLAWEDWKSNHAGAAKLLKRAADGGASLALLPEMFATGFSMDGGKIAQPPGGPSEQWLRGMARGLGLHLVAGLAETCDATGAPSPLPCNNALWVTPEGDVSRYTKLHPFSFAGEDAVYAKGSKVVTWEIEGLRVTPLVCYDLRFPEPFRLAADGTDLFAVVANWPERRRHHWRLLLKARAVENLSYVAGVNRVGEDGKGNRHMGDSSVTSPWGETLVSAAETETVLIADVDPAVVADARAKFPALDDRRPGYTR; this is encoded by the coding sequence GTGCGCGTCGCCCTCCTCCAGATGGACCTCGCCTGGGAAGACTGGAAGTCCAACCACGCCGGCGCGGCGAAGCTGCTCAAGCGCGCGGCGGACGGCGGCGCGTCGCTGGCGCTGCTGCCGGAGATGTTCGCCACGGGCTTCTCGATGGACGGCGGGAAGATCGCGCAGCCGCCGGGCGGGCCGAGCGAGCAGTGGCTGCGCGGGATGGCGCGCGGCCTCGGGCTGCATCTCGTCGCCGGGCTCGCCGAGACGTGCGACGCCACGGGCGCGCCCTCGCCCCTGCCGTGCAACAACGCGCTCTGGGTCACGCCCGAGGGCGACGTTTCGCGCTACACGAAGCTCCACCCGTTCTCGTTCGCGGGCGAGGACGCCGTTTACGCAAAAGGGTCGAAGGTCGTCACGTGGGAGATCGAGGGGCTGCGCGTCACGCCGCTCGTCTGCTACGACCTGCGCTTCCCCGAGCCCTTCCGCCTCGCGGCCGACGGCACGGACCTGTTCGCCGTCGTCGCGAACTGGCCCGAGCGCCGGCGCCACCACTGGCGGCTGCTCCTCAAGGCGCGGGCGGTCGAGAACCTCTCCTACGTGGCGGGCGTGAACAGGGTGGGCGAGGACGGCAAGGGCAACCGGCACATGGGCGACTCGTCCGTGACGTCGCCGTGGGGCGAGACGCTCGTCAGCGCGGCCGAGACCGAGACGGTCCTGATCGCCGACGTCGACCCGGCCGTCGTCGCCGACGCGCGCGCGAAGTTCCCGGCGCTGGACGACCGACGCCCCGGCTACACGCGCTGA
- a CDS encoding beta-lactamase family protein, with product MRLAAAALVLVAFAPPAEASVPPDALAKAVESVVAPLAERDVFSGVVLVARGDEVLFEKAWGMANQEFSVPNRPDTRFRIASITKRFTMLLFQQLAAEKKLSLDDPLAKWAPAFPKADRITVSQLLNHKSGIRDPESLRRTIPASLTPEEVVALLAKTPLASEPGETFFYTTANYAVLAYVLERVEGASFAAVIKRRLYAPAGMTDAGDLDTLSVVPRLASGYMPDPLAARGLAVSGPEDASWKVGGGSGYATARDLLRFHRALAAGKLLPAGTDPLAVFPPTKARGRRVISSSGAFPGANARTLWFPDDGVTVVVLSNNYANVTGPIADSAAAAAFGESVKPVEPPARGEAAPLDPRIAGSYLVESFPMPVTLEASHGKAVATWSASRVSALLRTGPDEWFMPLDWATLKLIAGEGGAPELVVTAPWIGKPIKVTRVPQKP from the coding sequence ATGCGCCTCGCCGCCGCCGCCCTCGTGCTCGTCGCGTTCGCCCCTCCCGCGGAGGCTTCCGTCCCGCCGGACGCGCTCGCGAAGGCCGTCGAGTCGGTCGTCGCGCCGCTCGCGGAGAGAGACGTCTTCAGCGGCGTCGTTCTCGTGGCGCGGGGAGACGAGGTCCTGTTCGAGAAAGCGTGGGGGATGGCGAACCAGGAGTTCTCCGTCCCGAACCGCCCGGACACGCGATTCCGGATCGCGTCCATCACGAAGCGGTTCACGATGCTCCTCTTCCAGCAGCTCGCCGCCGAGAAGAAGCTCTCGCTCGACGACCCGCTCGCGAAGTGGGCCCCCGCGTTCCCGAAGGCCGACCGGATCACGGTCTCGCAACTCCTGAACCACAAGTCCGGGATCCGCGACCCGGAGAGCCTGCGGAGGACGATCCCGGCGAGCCTCACCCCGGAGGAGGTCGTCGCGCTGCTCGCGAAGACGCCGCTCGCGAGCGAGCCCGGCGAAACGTTTTTCTACACGACGGCGAACTACGCGGTCCTCGCTTACGTTCTCGAGCGCGTCGAGGGGGCGTCGTTCGCAGCCGTCATCAAGAGGCGCCTCTACGCGCCCGCAGGCATGACGGACGCCGGCGACCTCGACACGCTTTCCGTCGTTCCGCGTCTCGCGTCCGGCTACATGCCCGACCCGCTCGCGGCGCGAGGGCTCGCTGTGAGCGGCCCCGAGGACGCGTCCTGGAAAGTCGGCGGCGGTTCGGGGTACGCGACGGCGCGCGACCTCCTGCGCTTCCACCGCGCGCTCGCCGCGGGCAAGCTCCTGCCCGCAGGGACCGACCCCCTCGCCGTCTTCCCGCCGACGAAGGCGCGCGGCCGGCGCGTGATCTCCTCGAGCGGAGCGTTTCCCGGCGCGAACGCGCGCACGCTCTGGTTCCCCGATGACGGCGTGACGGTCGTCGTCCTCTCGAACAACTACGCGAACGTCACGGGGCCGATCGCCGATTCCGCGGCGGCGGCCGCGTTCGGGGAGAGCGTCAAGCCCGTCGAGCCGCCCGCGCGCGGCGAGGCGGCGCCGCTCGACCCCCGGATCGCCGGGTCGTATCTCGTGGAGAGCTTCCCGATGCCGGTGACGCTCGAGGCTTCGCACGGGAAGGCCGTCGCCACGTGGAGCGCGTCGCGCGTGAGCGCCCTGCTGCGCACCGGCCCCGACGAATGGTTCATGCCGCTCGACTGGGCGACCCTGAAGCTCATCGCGGGCGAAGGGGGCGCGCCCGAGCTCGTGGTGACGGCCCCGTGGATCGGCAAGCCGATCAAGGTGACGCGCGTGCCGCAGAAGCCGTAA
- a CDS encoding nuclear transport factor 2 family protein: MPRRPIVPFVLFALLIGAAPARPEEASVPKSHPSISTFFNAFNKDSLHLLDDFYSPDILFRDPVSEIRGVPGIRAYYSKMYENLISIRFDFDKEVEQGDEVFAPWVMHMRHKAIAGGKEIAVPGVSHFRFKGGKAVYHRDYFDMGAFIYEHVPVIGAGVRYVKKKVAGH, from the coding sequence ATGCCGCGACGCCCGATCGTCCCGTTCGTGCTCTTTGCGCTCCTGATCGGCGCCGCTCCCGCACGCCCCGAGGAGGCTTCCGTGCCGAAATCGCACCCGTCCATCTCCACGTTCTTCAACGCGTTCAACAAGGACTCGCTGCATCTGCTGGACGACTTCTATTCACCCGACATCCTCTTTCGCGACCCGGTCTCCGAGATCCGCGGCGTCCCGGGGATCCGGGCGTACTACTCGAAGATGTACGAGAACCTCATCTCGATCCGGTTCGACTTCGACAAGGAAGTCGAGCAGGGCGACGAGGTCTTCGCGCCGTGGGTCATGCACATGCGCCACAAGGCGATCGCGGGCGGCAAGGAGATCGCCGTGCCCGGCGTCTCGCACTTCCGGTTCAAGGGCGGCAAGGCCGTGTACCACCGCGACTACTTCGACATGGGAGCGTTCATCTACGAGCACGTGCCCGTGATCGGCGCGGGCGTCCGTTACGTGAAGAAGAAAGTCGCCGGGCACTGA
- a CDS encoding 3-isopropylmalate dehydratase small subunit has translation MSLPAIRRVSGTARPLAGDDIDTDRIIPARFLVSVTFDGLGAHAFEDDRKAATARGEVHSFDDSRFSGASLLLVNRNFGCGSSREHAPQALLRGGIKAVVGESYSEIFFGNSVAIGLPCVTLPHDAMAALQKLVARDPARMLALDLETKTLAVGEATFEVAMPENARQAFLSGHWDGTSMLLDRFEAVEQLAKRLPYVAGF, from the coding sequence ATGAGCCTGCCCGCGATCCGCCGCGTTTCGGGCACGGCGCGCCCGCTCGCCGGCGACGACATCGACACGGACCGGATCATCCCGGCGCGCTTCCTCGTCTCCGTGACGTTCGACGGCCTCGGCGCGCACGCCTTCGAGGACGACCGCAAGGCCGCGACGGCGCGGGGCGAGGTCCACTCCTTCGACGACTCGAGGTTCTCCGGCGCGTCGCTCCTCCTCGTGAACCGCAACTTCGGCTGCGGCTCCTCCCGCGAGCACGCGCCGCAGGCGCTGCTGCGCGGCGGGATCAAGGCGGTCGTGGGCGAGTCGTACTCGGAGATCTTCTTCGGAAACTCCGTCGCGATCGGCCTGCCGTGCGTGACGCTTCCGCACGACGCGATGGCGGCGCTGCAGAAGCTGGTCGCGCGGGATCCCGCACGGATGCTCGCCCTCGACCTCGAGACGAAGACGCTCGCGGTGGGCGAGGCGACGTTCGAGGTCGCGATGCCGGAAAACGCGCGCCAGGCGTTCCTCTCCGGGCACTGGGACGGCACCTCGATGCTGCTCGACCGCTTCGAGGCGGTCGAGCAGCTGGCGAAGCGCCTGCCCTACGTGGCCGGGTTCTAG
- a CDS encoding citrate synthase has protein sequence MRDSLTITDNRTGKAYDLPIKDGTIRAIDLRQIKEQPTDFGLMTYDPAFLNTASCKSTITFIDGDKGILNYRGYPIAELAEKTTYLETAYLVVNGELPTKAQYESWTNDITFHTMVHENIKSLMKGFRYDAHPMGMLSSTVAALSTFYPEAKEVREPETRRQQIIRLIAKIPTLAAFAYRHSIGWPFSYPDNELSYTANFLQMMYRAVEPKYVANPTLVKALEILFILHADHEQNCSTNAMRAIGSSEADPYVSAAGAIGALYGPLHGGANEAVLRMLFEIGSKSKIPEFIKSVKESGGETKLMGFGHRVYKNYDPRAKVIKNMAEQVFEVTGKNPLLDIALELERIALEDEYFVKRKLYPNVDFYSGLIYQAMKFPVDMFPVLFAIPRMSGWLAQWNEMMADNDQKIARPRQIYLGSGERHIVPFEKR, from the coding sequence ATGCGCGATTCCCTGACGATCACCGACAACCGGACCGGGAAAGCGTACGACCTGCCGATCAAGGACGGGACGATCCGCGCGATCGACCTGCGCCAGATCAAGGAACAGCCGACCGACTTCGGCCTCATGACCTACGACCCCGCGTTCCTGAACACGGCATCGTGCAAGAGCACGATCACGTTCATCGACGGGGACAAGGGCATCCTGAACTACCGGGGCTACCCGATCGCCGAGCTCGCCGAGAAGACGACGTACCTCGAGACGGCGTACCTCGTCGTGAACGGCGAGCTGCCCACGAAGGCGCAGTACGAGTCGTGGACGAACGACATCACGTTCCACACGATGGTGCACGAGAACATCAAGAGCCTCATGAAGGGCTTCCGGTACGACGCGCACCCGATGGGGATGCTCTCGTCGACGGTCGCCGCGCTCTCGACGTTCTACCCCGAGGCCAAGGAAGTCCGCGAGCCCGAGACGCGCCGGCAGCAGATCATCCGCCTCATCGCGAAGATCCCGACGCTCGCCGCGTTCGCGTACCGCCACTCGATCGGCTGGCCGTTCTCGTACCCCGACAACGAGCTCTCCTACACCGCGAACTTCCTCCAGATGATGTACCGCGCGGTCGAGCCGAAGTACGTCGCCAACCCGACGCTCGTGAAGGCGCTCGAGATCCTCTTCATCCTCCACGCGGACCACGAGCAGAACTGCTCGACGAACGCGATGCGCGCGATCGGCTCGTCCGAGGCCGACCCGTACGTCTCGGCGGCCGGCGCGATCGGCGCCCTCTACGGCCCGCTCCACGGCGGCGCCAACGAGGCCGTCCTCCGCATGCTCTTCGAGATCGGCTCGAAGTCCAAGATCCCGGAGTTCATCAAGTCGGTCAAGGAGTCCGGCGGCGAGACGAAGCTCATGGGCTTCGGCCACCGCGTCTACAAGAACTACGACCCGCGCGCCAAGGTCATCAAGAACATGGCCGAGCAGGTCTTCGAGGTCACGGGCAAGAACCCGCTCCTCGACATCGCGCTCGAGCTCGAGCGGATCGCCCTCGAGGACGAGTACTTCGTCAAGCGGAAGCTCTACCCGAACGTCGACTTCTACTCGGGCCTCATCTACCAGGCCATGAAGTTCCCCGTCGACATGTTCCCGGTCCTCTTCGCGATCCCCCGCATGTCGGGCTGGCTCGCGCAGTGGAACGAGATGATGGCCGACAACGACCAGAAGATCGCCCGCCCGCGCCAGATCTATCTCGGCTCCGGCGAGCGTCACATCGTGCCCTTCGAGAAACGCTGA
- a CDS encoding host specificity protein: protein MPKSLKARLKAGEAVHGLLSPNVEASTLETLGLLGFSLYLLDTEHGTAGPREAEDAARACELAGLTLLVRPRGLDPKLILQYLDAGAMGIMLPGVRETDDVRRLVEAMKYPPKGLRGIAPVRANRFTLGPEKIEDYVERVNDETLVLPQIETLEAVAALDDLVRVPGVDGFIIGPRDLAMAMGYPGGPARPEVEQAVDRITKTVLDAGLLVGTTAQTGARAKELMAMGHRILLHNVTALLKNGAAAYFGALG from the coding sequence ATGCCGAAATCGCTCAAGGCCCGGCTGAAGGCCGGCGAGGCCGTTCACGGCCTTCTCTCCCCCAACGTCGAAGCCTCGACGCTCGAGACGCTCGGGCTCCTCGGCTTCTCCCTCTACCTCCTCGACACCGAGCACGGCACGGCCGGGCCGCGCGAGGCCGAGGACGCGGCGCGCGCGTGCGAGCTCGCCGGGCTGACGCTTCTCGTCCGGCCCCGCGGCCTCGACCCGAAGCTCATCCTCCAGTACCTCGACGCGGGCGCGATGGGGATCATGCTGCCCGGCGTGCGCGAGACTGACGACGTGAGGCGCCTCGTCGAGGCGATGAAGTACCCGCCGAAGGGCCTCCGCGGCATCGCGCCGGTGCGCGCGAACAGGTTCACGCTCGGCCCCGAGAAGATCGAGGACTACGTCGAGCGGGTGAACGACGAGACGCTCGTCCTTCCGCAGATCGAGACGCTCGAGGCCGTCGCGGCCCTCGACGACCTCGTGCGGGTGCCCGGCGTCGACGGCTTCATCATTGGCCCGCGCGACCTCGCGATGGCGATGGGCTATCCCGGCGGCCCGGCCCGGCCCGAGGTGGAGCAGGCCGTCGACCGGATCACGAAGACGGTGCTCGACGCGGGGCTCCTCGTCGGGACGACCGCACAGACGGGCGCCCGCGCGAAGGAGCTGATGGCCATGGGCCACCGCATCCTTCTCCACAACGTGACGGCGCTCCTCAAGAACGGCGCGGCCGCGTACTTCGGCGCCCTCGGCTGA